DNA from Krasilnikovia cinnamomea:
AACAGCGCCGCACACAGCGCCGCGATGACGATCAGCGGAATGTAGATGCCCGCCACCACGCCCGGGTGCCCGGCACCGAGCGTGGCCAGCACGAACAGCCCGACCAACTGCACCGCGGCCACCCCGAGGTTGCCGCCGCCCGCGTTGATGCCCAGCGCCCAGCCCTTGAGCCGGTCCGGGTAGAACGCGTTGATGTTGGCCATGGAGGAGGCGAAGTTGCCGCCGCCGACGCCCGCGATCGCCGCGATGACCAGCAGCGTCGTGTACGACACCCCGGGCTGGATCAGGAACGCGGCGAGGATCGACGGGATCAGCAGCAGCGCGGCGCTGACGATCGTCCAGTTGCGCCCGCCGAACCGGGCCACCGCGAACGTGTACGGGATCCGCAGCGCGGATCCGACCAGCGCGGGCACCGCGGTGAGCAGGAACTTGCCGGCCGGGTCGATGCCGTACGCGGGGCCGAGGAACAGCACCAGCACCGACCACATCGTCCACACCGAGAAGCCGATGTGCTCGCTGAAGATGGAGTAGATGAGGTTGCGCCGGGCGATCCGGGCGCCGTGCGCCTTCCAGAACTCCGGATCCTCGGGCCGCCAGTCGTCGATCCAGTGGCCCCGGATCGTCAGGGTCGGCCGGGTTGCGGGGGCAACGGGCAAGGTGGCTGTCATGGCAGGCCTCCCGAAATGATGATGGTGTTGTCGTCGTCCACCCGAACGGGATAGACGGTTATCGGTGGCGCGCCGGTGGTGGAGCAGCCGGTGCGCAGGTCGAAGGCGTGCTGGTGCAGCGGGCAGACCACGACGCGCTGGTCGGCCAGGCCGTCGGCGAGGGGACCACCGGCGTGCGGGCAGACCGCGGACACCGCCCGCAGCCCCCCGTCGCGAAGCCGGAACACCGCGACCATCTCCCCGCCGACCGCGTACGCGCGGGCCTCACCGACCGGGATCTCGTCGACCGGTCCGAGCCGGTACTCGGCGAGTGACTGGGTGGTCATGCGCGTCCTTCCTGGGCGGCGGCGACCGGCTCGCGGACGGGCACCTGGGGCAGCACGGTCAGGGGCAGGGAGCTGCGGAACTGGCCCGGGGTGACCGGTGTGGACCGTTCCTGCCACGGGTCGCGGTAGGTCGCCACGTGTTCCGCGACGGCCGCGTCGAGCCGATCGGCGATGCCCTCGGCGTCGTCCACGACGATCGCCCGGACCACGTCGATGCCGATGCGGGGCACGAACGCGTACGTGCGCTCCAGCCAGTTCGCGTTCTCCCGGTAGTACTGCAGGAACCGGCCGGTCAGGGTGAGCACCTCGTCGGCGGAGTCCACGGTGGCCAGCAGGTCACCCTTGCGGACGTGGGCGCCCGCCGCGCCGCCGACGTAGATCTCCCACTTGCCGCCCTCGATCGCGACGACGCCCAGGTCTTTGACGTACGCCTCGGCGCAGTTGCGGGGGCAGCCCGTGACGGCGAGCTTCATCTTGCCCGGCCCTTCGAGGCCCTGGTAGCGCTCCTCGATGGCGATGCCCAGCGCGGTGGAGTCGCCGACGCCGAAGCGGCAGAAGTCCGAGCCGACGCAGGTCTTCACGGTGCGGAAGCTCTTGCCGTACGCCCAGCCCGAGGGCATGTCGAGGTCGGCCCAGATCTGCGGCAGGTTCTCCTTCGGCACCCCGAGCAGGTCGATGCGCTGCCCACCGGTGAGCTTCACCATGGGTACGTCGTGCTTCTCGGCGACCTCGGCGATCCGCTTGAGCTGCGCCGGGGTGGTGACCCCGCCCTTCATCTGCGGCACCACGGAGAACGTGCCGTCGCGCTGGATGTTGGCGTGCACCCGGTCGTTGATGAACCGGGCGTCCCGCTCGTCGTCGTATTCGGCGCCCCACATCATCTTCAGCAGCGACGCGAGACCCATCTTGCTCTTCGCGTCCTCCTCGCCGCCGGGGGCGAGCAGCGCGAACACCGACGAGACGCTCTTGAGTCCGTGCGTGCGGATGGCCTCCATCAGCTCCGGCTTGGGCATCGGCACGCCGGGGACGTACCAGCTCGCCGCGGGGTCCTCCTCGACCTCGCCGCCGGCGGCCCACTCCACGATCTGCTGCACCAGGCCCTTGCAGGAGCCGCAGCCCTTGCCCGCCCGGGTCTTGTCCATCACCCCGCTGACGGACTTGACCCCACACTGCACCGCCTCGACGATGTCGCCCTTGCACACACCGTTGCAGTTGCACACCTGGGCGTCGTCGGCCATCTCGGCCGCGCTGACCTCAGCGGGCGGACCGCCGAGGTCGAAGAGCAGCCCGGCGCGTTCCTCGGGCAGCGGCAGGCCCCGGTCGAACGCCTGCATGAGGAACGCGACCTTGCGAACGTCACCGACGAGGGTGGCGCCGACGAGGCGGTCGTCGCGGATGATGAGGCTCTGGTAGACACCCCGGCGCGGCTCGGCGAACGTCACCGTCTCGTCGGTGTCGAGTTCGGGCTCCTTGAGGCCCATCGCGGCGACGTCCACCCCGGCCACCTTGAGCTTCGTGGCCACCTGCGACCCGTGGTACGCCGCGTCCAGGTTCCTGCCGGTGATGTGGTCGGCCAGCACCCGGGCCTGGTCCCACAGCGGCGCGACCAGCCCGTACGTGACGCCGCGGTGCTGGGCGCACTCCCCCACCGCGTAGATGTCGGTCTCGCCGGCCACCCGCATCTGGTCGTCCACGACGACGCCCTGCTCGACGGAGAGTCCGCTGGTGGTCGCGAGTTCCGTGTTGGCGCGGATCCCGGCCGCCAGCACCACGACGTCGCAGTCGATGACCCGGCCGTTCTTCAGCTTGACGCCGGTGACCGCGTGCTTGCCGAGGATCTCCGTGGTGAGGCCGTCGCAGATCACCTCGATGCCGAGCTTCTCGACGCTGGCCTGCAGTGTCTTTCCGGCGGGCTCGTCGAGCTGGGTGTTCATCAGGTGGCCCATCGCGTGGATCAGGGTCACGTGGCTGACGTGCTGCTGCAGGCCGCGCGCCGCCTCCAGGCCGAGCAGGCCGCCCCCGATGACGACCGCCCGCTCGTGGTCCCGGGCGTAGCGGATCATGTTGCGGGTGTCGTCCAGCGTCCGGAACGCGAAGACGCCCTGGTGGTAGCCGCGCCCGGGGCGGTGCACCCCGGTGATCGGCGGCACGAACGCGGTGCTGCCGGTCGCGATGATCAGTTTGTCGTACGGGGTCTGCGTGCCGTCGTCGGCGTGCACCAGCTTGTGCTTGCGGTCGATCTTGTCGACCTTGCAGCCCGCGTGCAGGGTGATGCCGTTGTCGGCGTACCACTGCAGGTCGTTGAGGAAGATGCCCGCCTCGTCCTCCACGCCCGCGAGGACGTTGGAGAGCATGATGCGGTTGTAGTTGCCGTGCGGCTCCTCACCGAACATGGTGATGGCGTACCGGTCCGGGTCGCGCTGCAGGATCTCTTCGACCGTGCGGGCGCCGGCCATGCCGTTACCGACGACGACGAGGCGCTCGCGCTCGGATGGCTTTGACGTATGCACTCAACGGTCCCTTTCGTTGACAGGCAGACGGGGGGCGTCCGTGGTGAGCAGGCCGGTGTCGTCCGGCCCGCCCGCGCGGGCGATCGCCACGGCGCAGGCTTTGAAGGCGGGCATCCGCGAATACGGGTCCAGCGCGGGGTCGGTGAGTCCGTTCGCGGCGGAGCTGCCGCCCCAGTGGAACGGCGCGAACACGGTGTCGGGCCGGATCCCGTCGTTGAGCTTGACCCGGAAGAACGCGCGGCCCCGGCGGGTGCGCAGCTCGACCACGTCGCCCGCCCCGATGCCGTGGCGCCGGGCGAGATCCGGGTGCAGTTCGGCGCGCGGGTCCGGCAGCGCGGTGGTCAGCGCCCGGACCCGGCGGGTCTGGTTGCCGGACTGGTAGTGCTGCATCGTCCGGCCGGTGGTCAACACGTACGGGTAGTCGCGGTCGGGCAGTTCCGCCGGGTCACGGTGCTCGACGCGGTGGAACCGGGCCCGGCCGTCCGCGGTCGGGAACGACTCGGCGAACAGTCGCGGCGTACCCGGATGGTCCTCGGCCGGGCACGGCCAGAACACGCCCTGCTCGGCCTCGATGCGCTCCCAGGTGATGCCGGCGTAGTCGGCGATGCCGCCCGCGCTGGCCCGGCGCAGCTCGTCGAAGACCGCGCGCTCGTCGGCGGTGAAGTACTTGCCCCGGCCCAGCCGCTCGGCCAGCTCGGCCATGACCTGCAGGTCCGTACGGACCTCCGGCGGCGGGGGCAGCGCGCGGTGGCGGCGCAGCACCCGGCCCTCCAGATTGGTCATCGTGCCCTCCTCCTCCGCCCACTGGGCGGTCGGCAGCACGACGTCGGCGAGGGCGGCGGTCTCGGACAGGAAGATGTCGGAGACGACGAGCAGATCCAGGGCACGCAGCCGGTCCAGGACCCGGTTGGTGTGCGGGGCGGAGACCGCGATGTTGCTGGCCAGCACGAGCAGGACGCGCACGCCGCCGTCCGTGCCGAGACGGTCGATCATTTCGTACGCGGAGCGGCCCGGCCCGGGCAGTTCGTCGGGGTCGATGCCCCACACGCGGGCGACGTGCGCCCGGGCGGCCGGATCGTCGAGCTTGCGGTAGCCGGGCAGCTGGTCGGCCTTCTGGCCGTGCTCGCGGCCGCCCTGCCCGTTGCCCTGACCGGTGATCGTGCCGTACCCGGAGTTCGGGCGGCCCGGCAGGCCCAGCGCCAGGGCCAGGTTCAGGTACGCCTGGGCGGTGTCCGTGCCGTTGCTGTGCTGCTCCGCGCCGCGCGCCGTGAGGATCATCGCGGACTCGGCCTCGGCCAGCGCGTGCACCGTGGCCCGCAGGTCGGCCGCGCTGACCCCGGTCATCCGCTCCACCCGGTCCGGCCAGTACGCGGCCACCGCCGCGCGGACGGAGTCGAAGCCGGTGGTGCGGTCGTTGACGTACTTCTCGTCGACCAGGCCCTCGCGGATCGCGATGTGCAGCATGCCGTTGGCCAGCGCCAGATCCGTGCCGGGCAGGGGCTGCAGGTGCAGGTGGGCGCCCGCCGCGGTGGGCGTGCGGCGCGGGTCCACCACGATGTGTTTCGCGCCCGCGGCCCGGCCCGCGTCCAGGTACTGCATGGACGGCGGCATCGCGTCGGCCGGGTTGGCGCCGACCAGCAGCACGGTCCGCGCCTCGGCCAGGTCGGCGAGGGGGAACGGCAGGCCCCGGTCGACGCCGAAGGAGCGGTTGCCCGCGGTGGCCGCCGAGGACATGCAGAACCGGCCGTTGTAGTCGATCGACGCGGACCGCAACGCCACCCGGACGAACTTGCCCAGCGCGTACGCCTTCTCGTTGGTGAGCCCGCCGCCGCCGAACGCGCCCACCGAGTCCGGACCGTAGGTGTCCTGGGCGCGGCGGATCCCGGCGACGATGCGCTCCAGTGCCTCGTCCCAGGTGGCCTCGCGCAGCGGGCTGGTGCGGTCCGCGGGGTTCTTGCGCACCAGCGGGGTGAGCAGGCGGTCGGGGTGGTCGAGCAGGTCCGCCGCGGTCCAGCCCTTGGCGCACAGGCCGCCCCGGTTCACCGGGAAGTCCGCCGGCCTCAGCTCCACCCCGCCGAGCCGGGGGCTCAGCGTGATGCCGCACTGCAGGGCGCAGTACGGGCAGTGCGTCTCGACGGTGCGTGATGTGCTCACACCGGAAATGCTCGACCGGCGCTGTTTCTGCCCTGGTCCCCGGTCATTTCGCGGCCGTACAGTTCCTCCGTCAACCGCACCACGGTGATTGTGAGAACTCCGGGCCGCCCGGGACGGGCACGGCTGTGTGAAGAGTCCGGGTCAGGAGCTGACCCGGACTCTTCAGGATCTGGAAGGGCGTGGTCCGGGCCACGGTGGCTAGCGGCCGCAGGTCGCGGCGGGCGCGGGGCAGTGCGCGGCGTCGCTGCTCGCCACGGCCGCGTCGTAGCGGCGGAGCACCAGGTCGGCGATGCGCCCCGAGGTCACCAACGGGGCGGTGACCACGTCCGCGCCCGCATGCCGCAAGGTCCGGTAGAACAGCCCGTCCACCAGCAGATACGTGGCGACCGCGATCCGGCGGGCGCCGGCGGCGCGCAGCCCGGCGACCACGTCGGACACTCGGGGGCCGCTGCCGGAGGCGTACCCGATCCGGGGAAGTCCGGGCAGTGCCCGGGCCACCGCGGCCACGTCCGCCCGCCAGCGGGCATCGGCGGAACCGGCCGCGGCGAGCACCACCGCGTCGGCGGGACCGGCCGCCTCCAACCGCCGGGCCAGCAGTTCCACCAGCGTCGGGTCGGGGCCGAGCGGGGCGGTGATGACAGCAGCTCCGCCCTCGACGGCGGCGCCGATGTCGACACGTACGTGATAACCGGTGGACAGCAGCAGCGGCACGACCACGGCGGGCGCGCCGCCCAGACCCGCGACGACGTCCGCCACGCGGGGTTCCTGCACGTCCACGTACGCCAGGCGCACGTCGAGTCCGGGCCGGCGGAGCGCGACGTCGGCCGCGAGGCGCCGAATCTGGTCCTGCCCGGCGGGCGACCTGGTCCCGTGCGCGACACCCACCAGAACAGGCCGGCTCATGCCCTGCCCCTCTCTCGCGTGCGCTCGCTCATGAGGCGACCTCGTCGACGCGGAGGCGGTAGCCGCGCTTGATGACCGTCTCGACGTGCTTTCCGGCGCCGAGCGCGGCGCGTAGCCGGGCGACCGCCATGTCGACCGCGTGCCCGTCGTCGCCGCGCGGCAGCGCCGCGGCCAGTCGCGCCCGGGACACCACCGCGCCGGGGCGGGCGGCCAGCGCGGACAGCATGGCCATGGCGGCGGGCGCGAGCGGCTGCAGGCGGCCGTCGATGAGTACGGCGTGCCCGCGCACCTCCAGCACGCTGCCGTCGACCCGGATCCGGGCGGCGCGCTGGGGCAGCTCGTCCGTGACCATCTTGACCAGGGCCCCCAGCCGGGACCGGTGCGGCGTGGACACCGGCACACCGAGCTTCACCAGCGGCGCGGCGGTGACCGGCCCCACGCAGGCCGCCATGGTCCGGATCCGGAAGACGTCCAGGACCTCGGGGGCGGCCGTGCCCGCGATCTCCATCAGCGACAGCACCGCGGGGGCACTGGTGAACGTCACCGCGTCCACCTGTCCCGCGGTGAGCTGACCGATGAGGCGGCGGATCGGCGCGAGGTCCGGCGGCAGGGCGGAGCGGTAGACCGGCACCTCGACCACGGCTGCCCCGGCGCCACGCAGCGCCGCGATGAAATCCGCCTGCGGGCCACCGTGCAGCTGCACCGCGATGCGGCGCCCCGCGATGCCCTCCGCCAGCAGCCATTCCAGGATCTCCTCGGAGGACTCCGAGGCCGCCGTCCATTCCTCGCTCAGGTCGGCGGCCCGGATCGCCCCGCACGGCTTGGCGCCGCGGGCGATCAGCCGCGCGCGGCCCAGCGCGGTGCGCAGGGCGTCACCCATCCCCCAGCCCTCGGCGGCCTCCAGCCAGCCCCGGAAGCCGATGCCGGTGGTGGCGATGACGATGTCCGGCGCGAGCCCGACACAGGCGGCGGTAGCGGCGTGCAACGCCTCGTCGTCCTGCAGCGGCACGATCGTGATGGCGGGGGCCTGCACCACGCGGGCACCCCGGCGTTCCAGCAGCGCGGCCAGCTCGTCGCGCCGACGCTCGGCCGTCACCGCCACCGTGAAGCCGGCCAGCGGGGCCGCACCGTCGGGCTCGTCCATGGGCAACAGGCTCCCCAGCGGTCGTTACCCGTCGGAGTAGTACGTGTTACCAACATGCAAACCGCTTGTCACCGGAACCCCAGTTCACCAGTGAGGCACCAAGATCCAGCGTTGGGGGTTTGGGGCAGAGACTCACAGGTGCCTACGATCCGGGCATGGCCGCCGCTGAGGACGTGGTACGGCGATGCGTTCCTGGCTGATCGGGCTCGCCGTCGGCGCGGCGCTGCTGGTGCTGAGCTGGGCGGTGCTCGTACTGCTCGCCCGGCGCCTGCCACCCGGGATCCTGCGGGACCTGGCCGGTTTCATCCCGGCCTGCGTGACCACCGTCCGGCGGCTGCGCAAGGACCCGCGGGTGCCGCGCCGCGCCAAGATCGCGATCGTGTTCGCCGGGCTGTGGGTGGCCAGCCCGATCGACCTCATCCCCGAGTTCCTGCCGGTCATCGGCCCGCTGGACGACATCGTGGTGGTGGCGCTGGCCCTGCGGTACGCCGGGCGCCAGGTGCCGCGCGAGGTACTGCTGGCGGCGTGGCCGGGCGAGCCGGCCCTGCTGGAACGGCTGCTCGGCCCGCCCCGGCGTTGAGCGATCCGCCCCGGCGCGCCCGTATCCATCGGCGGCGCCCGATCGGGCGCGCGCGACGATCGGAGGGCACGCCATGCACGAGTCCGCACGGCCCGGCATCCACGGCGCCGAATCGCCAGACTGGACCCACGACGCGTTTCCCCCAGCGCAACCAGCCGACGAGCCGACCGAGCCGTACCCGTTTCTCCCGGCGCGAGCAGCCGACGAGCCGATCGGAGACCAGCCCGCCGCAGACCTCGGCGAGGACGGCGAGCGTTCACCGGCCGCCGACGAGGTGCCCGCCGTGGAGGCCGCCCGCCAGAGCCCGCCGGAGGGGACCGCGGGCCGCGCGGAGTCCGGCGGCGTCGTGGCGGGTGATCCCGCCGACCCGGTCGGCGGCTCGCCGCTGGCGGACGTGCTGGACGAGCCCACCGCCGAACTGCCCGTCCTGACGTCCCGCCCCGACCCGCGCCGGTGGACCGCCCGCCTCGCGGTGGCGGTCGTCGCGCTGGCCCTGATGGCCGGCGCCGTGGTCGCGATCGGGCGCGGGGACAGGCCCGTGCCATCAGCAGGGACGGCCGCCCCGGCCGGGCGGTGGGGCACCGGCACTCCCGAGCAGGCACAGGGCGCGGGCACTCCCGAGCAGGCACAGGGCACGGGCACTCCCGAGCAGGCACAGGGCGCGGCGACCGCTCCGCTCGACGGGCGCACCACGGCCGGACTGGACCTGGTGGACGCGGCCACCGCGATCCGGCTGCGCACCGCCGACCTCGGCGGCGACCTGTACCGGGTGAGCACCCCGGCCGATTCCGGCGTGCTGCCCCGGATCAGCGACGACGGCGCCCGGGTCCGGCTCGCGCTGGACCGCGCGGCGGGCGGCGGTCCCGCCGAGCTGGAGGTGGCGCTGAGCGCCCGGGTGCGCTGGGACCTGCGGGTGGCCGGCGGGACCTCGCTCAGTGTGCTGGACCTGCGGGAGGGCCGGCTCGGCACGGTGGATCTGGCGGGCGGCGCCAGCCAGATCGACCTGACCCTGCCCCGGCCCGACGGCACCTTGACCGTACGGATGACCGGCGGGGTGAGCCGCTTCGACGTGCACACCGCGGCCCGGGTGCCGATGCGGGTCCGCGTCGGCGCGGGCGCCGGACAGGTGGTGCTGGCCGGTCGGGCCCACGACAGAGTCGCGGCGGGCGCACTGTTCACCGTGGACGGATGGGACGACGCGGTCGACCGGATCGATGTGGACGCGGTGGCCGGGGTGTCCGCGCTCACGGTCGCCCCGTACGCGGCGGCGTGACAGCATGACCGGATGGCAGCAGAACAGTCCGCCGGGCTCGACCCGGCCGCCGCCCGGCTCGCCTGGCGCGCCACTGAGCCGCTGTACGGCCTGATCTTCTTCGTACCCGAGGCGCACGAGCGGTACGCGGCCCTGGGCATCCCCGAGCCGATGGGGTACTTCGCGTCGCGCGGTGCCGCCCTCGGCGCGGTCGGCCCCGGCCCGGTGGCGGCGGCGTTCTACAACTTCAACCCGGCCCTGGTCGCCCGCGCCCTGCCGGCGGCCTGGTCGCGTACCACCCCGGCGGCCGCGGTGGAGGCGAGGCTGGCGGCCGCGGACGCCGCACTGACCCGCGGGCTCGGCGACGCGATCCACGGCCCCGAGGTCGCCGAGGCGGCCCAGCTGGCCCGGCGGGCCGCCGAGGACGCCGCGGCGCACGCGGGCGGCCGGGCGCTGTACGCGGCCCACGCTGAGCTGCCCTGGCCGGAGACGCCGCACACGGTCCTGTGGCACGCGCAGATGCTGCTGCGCGAGTTCCGCGGTGACGGGCACGTCGCCGCGCTGCTGGTGGCCGGCCTTTCCGGGCTGGAGGCGCTGGTGCTGCACGGCGCGTCGGGTGAGGTCGACGCCCGGTTCCTGCGGATCAGCCGGGGCTGGAGCCGCGACGACTGGGCCGGCGCGGTCGCCGCGCTGCGCGGTCGCGGACTGCTGGAACCCGAGGGGGAGCCCGGCGGGGCGCCGGTGCTCAGCGAGCAGGGCCGGGCGCTGCGCGCCGAGCTGGAGGCGAGCACGGACCGGCTGGCCGTTCCCGCGTACGCGGGGCTGGGCGAGGCGGGCTGCGCCCGGCTGGCGGAGCTGACCCGGCCGCTGAGCCGGACGGTCGTCAAGGCCGGCCTGCTCAACCCGGAGAATGTACTCGCGGCGTCCCGCTGAGGGCGCCGGATCGGGCGGTTGCCGCCGCTGTGCCTGTGTCGAGCGCCGGAGCTGGCCGCCGCGGTGGCCGGGCTCGCGCTGCTTGCGGTGGTTCGCGGACGTGCGGGTGGGCGCCAAGGTGCGCGGACTGCAGGGACTGGCGGTCGCCGTCGCTGGTCACCGTGGCACC
Protein-coding regions in this window:
- the nirB gene encoding nitrite reductase large subunit NirB; this encodes MHTSKPSERERLVVVGNGMAGARTVEEILQRDPDRYAITMFGEEPHGNYNRIMLSNVLAGVEDEAGIFLNDLQWYADNGITLHAGCKVDKIDRKHKLVHADDGTQTPYDKLIIATGSTAFVPPITGVHRPGRGYHQGVFAFRTLDDTRNMIRYARDHERAVVIGGGLLGLEAARGLQQHVSHVTLIHAMGHLMNTQLDEPAGKTLQASVEKLGIEVICDGLTTEILGKHAVTGVKLKNGRVIDCDVVVLAAGIRANTELATTSGLSVEQGVVVDDQMRVAGETDIYAVGECAQHRGVTYGLVAPLWDQARVLADHITGRNLDAAYHGSQVATKLKVAGVDVAAMGLKEPELDTDETVTFAEPRRGVYQSLIIRDDRLVGATLVGDVRKVAFLMQAFDRGLPLPEERAGLLFDLGGPPAEVSAAEMADDAQVCNCNGVCKGDIVEAVQCGVKSVSGVMDKTRAGKGCGSCKGLVQQIVEWAAGGEVEEDPAASWYVPGVPMPKPELMEAIRTHGLKSVSSVFALLAPGGEEDAKSKMGLASLLKMMWGAEYDDERDARFINDRVHANIQRDGTFSVVPQMKGGVTTPAQLKRIAEVAEKHDVPMVKLTGGQRIDLLGVPKENLPQIWADLDMPSGWAYGKSFRTVKTCVGSDFCRFGVGDSTALGIAIEERYQGLEGPGKMKLAVTGCPRNCAEAYVKDLGVVAIEGGKWEIYVGGAAGAHVRKGDLLATVDSADEVLTLTGRFLQYYRENANWLERTYAFVPRIGIDVVRAIVVDDAEGIADRLDAAVAEHVATYRDPWQERSTPVTPGQFRSSLPLTVLPQVPVREPVAAAQEGRA
- a CDS encoding Rieske (2Fe-2S) protein, translated to MTTQSLAEYRLGPVDEIPVGEARAYAVGGEMVAVFRLRDGGLRAVSAVCPHAGGPLADGLADQRVVVCPLHQHAFDLRTGCSTTGAPPITVYPVRVDDDNTIIISGGLP
- a CDS encoding uroporphyrinogen-III synthase, yielding MDEPDGAAPLAGFTVAVTAERRRDELAALLERRGARVVQAPAITIVPLQDDEALHAATAACVGLAPDIVIATTGIGFRGWLEAAEGWGMGDALRTALGRARLIARGAKPCGAIRAADLSEEWTAASESSEEILEWLLAEGIAGRRIAVQLHGGPQADFIAALRGAGAAVVEVPVYRSALPPDLAPIRRLIGQLTAGQVDAVTFTSAPAVLSLMEIAGTAAPEVLDVFRIRTMAACVGPVTAAPLVKLGVPVSTPHRSRLGALVKMVTDELPQRAARIRVDGSVLEVRGHAVLIDGRLQPLAPAAMAMLSALAARPGAVVSRARLAAALPRGDDGHAVDMAVARLRAALGAGKHVETVIKRGYRLRVDEVAS
- a CDS encoding YkvA family protein, which produces MRSWLIGLAVGAALLVLSWAVLVLLARRLPPGILRDLAGFIPACVTTVRRLRKDPRVPRRAKIAIVFAGLWVASPIDLIPEFLPVIGPLDDIVVVALALRYAGRQVPREVLLAAWPGEPALLERLLGPPRR
- a CDS encoding sirohydrochlorin chelatase; its protein translation is MSRPVLVGVAHGTRSPAGQDQIRRLAADVALRRPGLDVRLAYVDVQEPRVADVVAGLGGAPAVVVPLLLSTGYHVRVDIGAAVEGGAAVITAPLGPDPTLVELLARRLEAAGPADAVVLAAAGSADARWRADVAAVARALPGLPRIGYASGSGPRVSDVVAGLRAAGARRIAVATYLLVDGLFYRTLRHAGADVVTAPLVTSGRIADLVLRRYDAAVASSDAAHCPAPAATCGR
- a CDS encoding molybdopterin oxidoreductase family protein, encoding MSGVSTSRTVETHCPYCALQCGITLSPRLGGVELRPADFPVNRGGLCAKGWTAADLLDHPDRLLTPLVRKNPADRTSPLREATWDEALERIVAGIRRAQDTYGPDSVGAFGGGGLTNEKAYALGKFVRVALRSASIDYNGRFCMSSAATAGNRSFGVDRGLPFPLADLAEARTVLLVGANPADAMPPSMQYLDAGRAAGAKHIVVDPRRTPTAAGAHLHLQPLPGTDLALANGMLHIAIREGLVDEKYVNDRTTGFDSVRAAVAAYWPDRVERMTGVSAADLRATVHALAEAESAMILTARGAEQHSNGTDTAQAYLNLALALGLPGRPNSGYGTITGQGNGQGGREHGQKADQLPGYRKLDDPAARAHVARVWGIDPDELPGPGRSAYEMIDRLGTDGGVRVLLVLASNIAVSAPHTNRVLDRLRALDLLVVSDIFLSETAALADVVLPTAQWAEEEGTMTNLEGRVLRRHRALPPPPEVRTDLQVMAELAERLGRGKYFTADERAVFDELRRASAGGIADYAGITWERIEAEQGVFWPCPAEDHPGTPRLFAESFPTADGRARFHRVEHRDPAELPDRDYPYVLTTGRTMQHYQSGNQTRRVRALTTALPDPRAELHPDLARRHGIGAGDVVELRTRRGRAFFRVKLNDGIRPDTVFAPFHWGGSSAANGLTDPALDPYSRMPAFKACAVAIARAGGPDDTGLLTTDAPRLPVNERDR
- a CDS encoding SCO6745 family protein translates to MAAEQSAGLDPAAARLAWRATEPLYGLIFFVPEAHERYAALGIPEPMGYFASRGAALGAVGPGPVAAAFYNFNPALVARALPAAWSRTTPAAAVEARLAAADAALTRGLGDAIHGPEVAEAAQLARRAAEDAAAHAGGRALYAAHAELPWPETPHTVLWHAQMLLREFRGDGHVAALLVAGLSGLEALVLHGASGEVDARFLRISRGWSRDDWAGAVAALRGRGLLEPEGEPGGAPVLSEQGRALRAELEASTDRLAVPAYAGLGEAGCARLAELTRPLSRTVVKAGLLNPENVLAASR